The sequence AAGCTGTGCAACTAGTTGAGGCATGACCCACTAGTGTCATCTGGGAGAACTGTGAGAGTGAGCCTCGAATTTGATGGGGTAAAATACCAAGAGGTTGATTAGTGCTTCCAGCATCAGTTGAGTTTGCAAATTCAGCTTTGGCAAGCATCCTGCACAAGTGACAGTTATACATTGTAACATAAAGAAAAGCAGCACAAGAATGAAATGAACAAATTCAGCTACTCAACCTTTAATATTTACACCTAAATTTAATAGAAAATGACAACACGTCTAGTAACTTACCCATAAGGATGATGCAGAATTCCAACAAGAATTTCAACTGCAAGTGATGATGCAATAGGAGCAAGGCCTGGACGTGTAACAGTGCATTGTTGATCCAAGGTACGATTGGAGGTCGACTGCAGAAAAGCCACACAAATCAATACTGTAATTTCAGCAActgcaaaaataaataattggcCAGCACTTTTGATATATTACATCAACTGGAGCGACAACATCATTGCAAAAGTAACAACCCAATCTTGGACCCCTACTTTTGTCAGTAAGGGAGACTTTTCCGACTTCGACAGATGAATCGCTCAATGCTTCAGCTGTTACGCTATGAGAAGAGCTCACAAAACCACCTCCATGTCGCATAACTAGAAAGCTATCAAACCCTAGAGCAGCAGTAATTGCGATCTGCAGGCAATACAAAAAGTTTGAAATTTGATATAGAAGAGTCAACTGCTACAAGATATAACCAGGGAAACAGagcaaacaaaaaaatttcaactaaAGTAAAGAGAAAGACCAAGAATATCAACCTTGTTGGCACTGGCACAAAAAAGACTTGGAAGCCATCTACTTTCCCTGGTATCAGTTAACAAAAAGATCGCATCATGAGAATCAATTAAATCATATAACTGTCTGCAGCCTTCAAGCGCACTAATCTCTTCTTGACTGTGTACAGGATGACCGGGCATTGGGATAGACATCACAACAGCTTCAGCTTCCTAAGACACAATAACCCATGGATAAAGGAATGTTTACCTAGTTGAAAACATCAAATTTTAAACTGCTTCCAAAAATATACTACGGACCACTGCTGGAAATATAGCACTCAGACTTTTAGCTGCTGCGACTGCCTTAAATTCACCACCATTCAAACAGTCATTCAAGGTATACAGAGACTGCCGCAGTGGGTTAGACATCGCCACTTTGCCACTGTCAACCAGCGTAATTTTCCTGACACCCCACGCCTGCAAAATGgccaaaaggaaaaaaaaattactaatcATATGTTAAAAACTTTACCAATGACTCTCAAAAGCCTACCATTAGCATTCGAGCGGTCTGGCATCCAAGTGTACCTGCACCAAGAAGGAGGCACCTTGTTGCAGACAAAACATTGAGATTTAAGGAAGGCAATGCACGCCATCTCATTAGCTTCAAGTTCAAATCTGCAGCAGCAATGGCTAATCTGTCAAAATTATAGAAAAAGGTAGTGAGAAGCATATCAAAATGCTACGAATTACAATTCCTTATTTTTGAGTGATGGTTCAAGCAACATACCTGTTTGGATCCATCGTCTGGGCAAGGCTGATACACCTTGAAGCCTTTTTTCCTTTGTTGTTATGCTCCCATCCAACAACATTTGGCATACTTAGATGATTTCTTGATACTAAGTACATGTATTTAACGCGAGCACAGGTAAACACCATGACTGCTAAAATTAGAGAACAAAATTTTATGAAGAGATCTGTTACACTACTCTGGTTGATCTACCTTGTGACCTCGAGATTATTGCTTCACCCACCAGGGACAACTCTAAATCTGCAAAACCACGACTTTCACGGTAGCATAAAAACCAAACCTTCTCAAGGCCCCATCTCACATGAATGAATAGCAAAAAGTTTCGAAGAGGCCAGCCAGGGTTATTTGGAAGGTTACAAGGGTCATAAAATCCAAATAGAATCTGCAGAGAACAAGCTAGTTAGCGAACTAGAGTATCATCAACCTTGATCGGTGAATTTCTATTGTTCCATTCAACTATAGCAATAGCAGTATGCGTTTACTGTAAATCATGTTGTACAATGCAAACCTTGTGGTCATCCATTTGGCAGGCTTCAAAGTCTGCCATATGTTTAATAGTCACAGTTGAATTTGGAGCAATAGATAACAGGAAGAATGGAACATCTGCAAGAGACTCAACAAATTATGATCCAAATGCAACAGAAGTATAACCAAGCCCCACAATCCCAGGCGACATTCTACCTGTTGTAGAGTGCTCGTTACGCCAATCATTGCATGCAGATACCAGGGATTCGGCCttcaaaaacaaataatatCCTTAAAATCAGAAGTGACAGCTCAAGGAGCTAGCAAAAACAagtcaaaattaataataaccaAGGCACCTCTTCCGCACTAAACCACTGAGAAGATGGCTTCAAGTCAACCACGGTAGCTGGAGGATCAAGAATAAGAGCTGGGAAAGCAAACCAGTAGTGAAAGGTCCATTTTTTCAAGTCGGCAAAAGAAATAACAAGGAATCTCAAAAGCAATCTCATATCCTGCTTCGCCTTTCCTGAATGGATGTCCTCCCAGATCTGACAGTTAACAAAAAGAAATGTCAGAAGATATTCATGTTCGACAATCGACGTCAGATTTCATGATTTCATCAGGTTACATTAGTATGCTAATTCTATATGGAATTAAAAAGCATTTCACAATGGCAAATGATTAACGCAGTAGAACTTATAAGATGAGTGGCATAAACTCTAATGGATTAAAAGCATACCTTTTTTGCTTCCGCCCTAAGCAGGCTTTGTTTGTCCAGTGCCTTGAATCCCTCCAATGTGTTTGTATTGTAAAGAAGGCCAGGTACAGGACACCTATTTCTGTTCCCACGACTTATTGCTGTAGTAAGCAAGTCTTCACTAGATTCCAGAGGTAATGATTCAGAAAGAAGAGTTACATGATTTGACACTTGACGATGTGAGCAGGGTGAGACAAAACCTGTCGTGAGGCAAGAAGAAACGATCCTCAGTAATCAAGCATAATCAATAGCTATCGTCGTATTTCTtaatactaaataaataatgggAACATAAATGAGTAAGTTCGTAAAGAAAAAACTAAATCCAGTGCAGTGACTATTTAATTGCTAGCTCTCCATCTTCATTCTGATTTCAGCATTGCCTATTTTAAAACTTGGGATAGGCCAGTTAGGTGGCATTTATAAAAGCAGCAACAGCAGGAAAAATTCCTCACTCACAAGAAAAGCAATTGGATTTCTCTTATACATTAACAT comes from Primulina huaijiensis isolate GDHJ02 chromosome 5, ASM1229523v2, whole genome shotgun sequence and encodes:
- the LOC140976885 gene encoding ubiquitin-like modifier-activating enzyme atg7, with protein sequence MDDQGILQFAPLQSAVDEGFWHRFSSLKLNKLGIEESPIPITGFVSPCSHRQVSNHVTLLSESLPLESSEDLLTTAISRGNRNRCPVPGLLYNTNTLEGFKALDKQSLLRAEAKKIWEDIHSGKAKQDMRLLLRFLVISFADLKKWTFHYWFAFPALILDPPATVVDLKPSSQWFSAEEAESLVSACNDWRNEHSTTDVPFFLLSIAPNSTVTIKHMADFEACQMDDHKILFGFYDPCNLPNNPGWPLRNFLLFIHVRWGLEKVWFLCYRESRGFADLELSLVGEAIISRSQVSRNHLSMPNVVGWEHNNKGKKASRCISLAQTMDPNRLAIAAADLNLKLMRWRALPSLNLNVLSATRCLLLGAGTLGCQTARMLMAWGVRKITLVDSGKVAMSNPLRQSLYTLNDCLNGGEFKAVAAAKSLSAIFPAVEAEAVVMSIPMPGHPVHSQEEISALEGCRQLYDLIDSHDAIFLLTDTRESRWLPSLFCASANKIAITAALGFDSFLVMRHGGGFVSSSHSVTAEALSDSSVEVGKVSLTDKSRGPRLGCYFCNDVVAPVDSTSNRTLDQQCTVTRPGLAPIASSLAVEILVGILHHPYGMLAKAEFANSTDAGSTNQPLGILPHQIRGSLSQFSQMTLVGHASTSCTACSLTVVSEYQKRGLDFILEAINHPMYLEDLTGLTELKKSASSFEVDWDDEIDNEVDDDCIEI